One window of the Macaca thibetana thibetana isolate TM-01 chromosome 1, ASM2454274v1, whole genome shotgun sequence genome contains the following:
- the LOC126953680 gene encoding 40S ribosomal protein S13-like, which produces MGRMHAPGKGLSQSALPYRRSVPTWLKLTSADVKEQIYKLAKKGLTPSQIGVILRDSHGVAQVRFVIGNKILRILKSKGLAPDLPEDLYHLIKKAVAVRKHLERNRKDKDAKFRLILIESRIHRLARYYKTKQVLPPNWKYESSTASALVA; this is translated from the coding sequence ATGGGTCGCATGCATGCTCCCGGGAAGGGCCTGTCCCAGTCGGCTTTGCCCTATCGACGCAGCGTCCCCACTTGGTTGAAGTTGACATCTGCCGACGTGAAGGAGCAGATTTACAAACTGGCCAAGAAGGGCCTGACTCCTTCACAAATCGGTGTGATCCTGAGAGATTCACATGGTGTTGCACAAGTACGTTTTGTGATAGGCAATAAAATCTTAAGAATTCTTAAGTCTAAGGGACTTGCTCCTGATCTTCCTGAAGATCTCTACCATTTAATTAAGAAAGCAGTTGCTGTTCGAAAGCATCTTGAGAGGAACAGAAAGGATAAGGATGCTAAATTCCGTCTGATTCTGATAGAGAGCCGGATTCACCGTTTGGCTCGATATTATAAGACCAAGCAAGTCCTCCCTCCCAATTGGAAATATGAATCATCTACAGCCTCTGCCCTGGTCGCATAA